One Actinomadura viridis genomic region harbors:
- a CDS encoding FHA domain-containing protein, which produces MCPYCEAVLSSPNAVQCDSCLRPLPQQGTPVLRVQFPSGELKVSVGQHLVLGRDAGQSPVASTFTQYDNVSRRHSTLWLDPSGTAWVRDEGSTNGTFVNGERLPRGVEAPLRDGDQLRLAADVTGTVQLK; this is translated from the coding sequence ATGTGCCCGTACTGCGAGGCGGTGCTGTCCAGCCCGAACGCCGTCCAGTGCGACTCCTGCCTGAGGCCGCTGCCGCAGCAGGGCACGCCGGTGCTGCGCGTGCAGTTCCCCTCCGGGGAGCTGAAGGTCTCGGTGGGCCAGCACCTGGTCCTGGGCCGGGACGCGGGCCAGTCACCGGTGGCGTCGACGTTCACGCAGTACGACAACGTGTCGCGGCGTCACTCCACGCTCTGGCTCGACCCGTCCGGCACCGCGTGGGTGCGCGACGAGGGGTCCACCAACGGCACGTTCGTGAACGGCGAGCGGCTGCCGCGCGGTGTGGAGGCGCCGCTGCGCGACGGTGACCAGCTCCGGCTGGCCGCCGACGTGACCGGGACCGTCCAGCTCAAGTAA
- a CDS encoding Mut7-C RNAse domain-containing protein, with amino-acid sequence MSVLIDDELLMFLPAARRRARQAVPIDGTSTLGHVVESLGVPLPEIGPLTVNGDPAGPGHLPAAGDEVRVAAVPRPQPVPLEPGQIAPRFLLDVHLGTLARRLRLLGLDTAYHNDMDDPALVVQANEERRVLLTQDRGLLRRRALWFGAYVRGSRPDDQLRDLLERFAPELAPWTRCTACNGVLVAVDKEEIERELADGTRRSYDVYGRCADCGQVYWRGAHGDHLERIVEHAARVVAAARSGGAGTGAGTGAGAGNVPSGDLPAAPEGAVS; translated from the coding sequence ATGAGTGTCCTGATCGACGACGAACTGCTGATGTTCCTTCCCGCGGCCCGCAGGCGGGCACGGCAGGCGGTGCCGATCGACGGGACGTCGACGCTGGGGCATGTGGTGGAGTCCCTCGGCGTGCCGCTGCCCGAGATCGGCCCGCTCACGGTGAACGGGGATCCGGCCGGGCCCGGTCACCTTCCCGCGGCCGGCGACGAGGTACGGGTGGCGGCCGTGCCGCGGCCCCAGCCCGTCCCGCTGGAGCCCGGCCAGATCGCGCCCCGGTTCCTGCTGGACGTGCACCTCGGCACGCTGGCCCGGCGGCTGCGCCTGCTCGGGCTGGACACCGCCTACCACAACGACATGGACGACCCCGCGCTCGTCGTCCAGGCCAACGAGGAGCGCCGGGTGCTGCTGACCCAGGACCGCGGCCTGCTGCGGCGCCGCGCCCTGTGGTTCGGCGCGTACGTCCGGGGATCGCGCCCCGACGACCAGCTGCGCGACCTGCTGGAGCGGTTCGCGCCGGAGCTGGCGCCGTGGACGCGCTGCACGGCCTGCAACGGCGTGCTGGTCGCGGTCGACAAGGAGGAGATCGAGCGCGAGCTGGCGGACGGCACCCGCCGCAGCTACGACGTCTACGGCCGCTGCGCCGACTGCGGCCAGGTCTACTGGCGCGGCGCGCACGGCGACCATCTGGAGCGGATCGTCGAGCACGCGGCGCGGGTCGTCGCCGCCGCGCGTTCCGGAGGCGCGGGCACGGGCGCGGGCACGGGCGCTGGTGCCGGGAACGTCCCGTCCGGCGACCTGCCCGCCGCGCCCGAGGGCGCCGTCTCCTGA
- a CDS encoding 4Fe-4S single cluster domain-containing protein, whose amino-acid sequence MTPAVPPGLLLAKAHYPVTTLGPGVRAGIWLQGCTLHCPGCLSRDTWEADPAKEVPVEAVLGWLASLPGPVEGVTISGGEPFQQPAALAALVRGIRRWRDESCHETIPLDILVYSGYVYSRLSRSPEAREILESCDAVITGPYIERLNPRGRHGQSGSLLWRGSANQRVVPLSPLGRARYGALTGAGSDAVKEVEDAGPRVQVSVDEGPEGRRVYYIGIPRRGDMDHLTSTLERAGIRAGDVSWRP is encoded by the coding sequence GTGACGCCGGCCGTACCGCCGGGCCTGCTCCTGGCCAAGGCCCACTACCCGGTGACCACCCTCGGCCCGGGGGTCCGCGCGGGCATCTGGTTGCAGGGGTGCACGCTGCACTGCCCGGGGTGCCTGTCGCGCGACACCTGGGAGGCCGACCCGGCCAAGGAGGTGCCGGTGGAGGCCGTGCTGGGCTGGCTGGCGTCCCTTCCCGGCCCGGTCGAGGGCGTGACGATCTCCGGCGGGGAACCGTTCCAGCAGCCCGCGGCGCTGGCCGCGCTGGTGCGCGGTATCCGCAGGTGGCGGGACGAGTCATGCCATGAGACCATTCCGTTGGACATTCTCGTCTACAGCGGATATGTCTACTCTCGGCTCTCGCGCTCCCCCGAGGCGCGCGAGATCCTGGAGTCGTGTGACGCCGTCATCACGGGGCCGTACATCGAGCGGCTCAACCCGAGGGGGCGACACGGCCAGAGTGGCTCTCTACTCTGGAGGGGGTCGGCCAACCAGCGCGTCGTACCGCTCTCCCCGCTGGGACGGGCGAGATACGGGGCCCTGACCGGCGCCGGCTCCGACGCCGTTAAGGAAGTGGAAGACGCAGGGCCCCGAGTGCAGGTGTCCGTGGACGAGGGGCCGGAGGGAAGGCGGGTGTACTACATCGGGATCCCGCGGAGAGGTGACATGGATCACCTCACATCGACGCTGGAGCGCGCCGGGATACGAGCGGGGGATGTGTCATGGCGACCTTGA
- the typA gene encoding translational GTPase TypA, translating into MPISTRDDLRNVAIVAHVDHGKTTLVDAMLWQSGAFRENQDVDDRVMDSGDLEREKGITILAKNTAVRHAGMTINIIDTPGHADFGGEVERGLSMVDGVVLLVDASEGPLPQTRFVLRKALAARLPVILVVNKTDRPDARIDEVVDETYELFMDLDAEEEQIDFPIVYASGRAGRASLDKPGNGEMPGSPDLEPLFEVIKQTIPAPSYDPDAPLQAHVTNLDASSYLGRIALCRVHSGIIKKGQQVAWCKRDGSVERVRISELMMTEALTRKPAEAAGPGDIIALAGIPEIMIGETLADPDDPRPLPLITVDEPAISMTIGTNTSPLAGREKGTKVTARLVKDRLDRELVGNVSIRVLPTERPDAWEVQGRGELALAILVENMRREGYELTVGKPQVVAREIDGRRHEPVERLTVDIPEEHLGAVTQLLAVRKGRMEQMTNHGTGWIRLEFLVPARGLIGFRTEFLTETRGTGMAHHVFEGYEPWFGELRTRPSGSLVADRTGAATAYAITNLQERGTFFVGPTTQVYEGMIVGENSRSDDMDVNICKEKQKTNIRSSTAESTETLTPPRLLSLEEALEFVREDECVEVTPTAVRLRKVVLDGKERERTRARAKRAGG; encoded by the coding sequence ATGCCCATCTCCACGCGCGATGACCTCCGGAACGTCGCGATCGTCGCCCACGTCGACCACGGCAAGACGACGCTGGTCGACGCCATGCTCTGGCAGTCCGGCGCGTTCCGCGAGAACCAGGACGTGGACGACCGCGTCATGGACTCCGGTGATCTGGAGCGGGAGAAGGGCATCACCATCCTCGCCAAGAACACCGCCGTCCGGCACGCCGGGATGACGATCAACATCATCGACACCCCGGGCCACGCCGACTTCGGGGGCGAGGTCGAGCGCGGTCTGTCCATGGTCGACGGCGTCGTCCTGCTGGTGGACGCGAGCGAGGGGCCGCTGCCGCAGACCCGGTTCGTGCTGCGCAAGGCGCTGGCCGCGCGGCTGCCGGTGATCCTGGTGGTCAACAAGACCGACCGGCCGGACGCCCGGATCGACGAGGTCGTCGACGAGACCTACGAACTGTTCATGGATCTGGACGCCGAAGAGGAGCAGATCGACTTCCCGATCGTGTACGCCTCGGGGCGGGCCGGCCGGGCCTCGCTGGACAAGCCCGGCAACGGGGAGATGCCCGGCAGCCCCGACCTGGAGCCGCTGTTCGAGGTCATCAAGCAGACCATCCCGGCGCCGTCCTACGACCCCGACGCCCCGCTGCAGGCGCACGTCACCAACCTCGACGCCTCCAGCTACCTGGGCCGGATCGCGCTGTGCCGGGTCCACTCGGGCATCATCAAGAAGGGCCAGCAGGTCGCCTGGTGCAAGCGCGACGGCAGCGTCGAGCGGGTCCGCATCAGCGAGCTGATGATGACCGAGGCGCTCACCCGCAAGCCCGCCGAGGCGGCCGGGCCCGGCGACATCATCGCGCTGGCCGGCATTCCGGAGATCATGATCGGTGAGACCCTCGCCGACCCCGACGACCCGCGCCCGCTGCCGCTGATCACGGTGGACGAGCCGGCCATCTCGATGACCATCGGCACCAACACCAGCCCGCTCGCGGGCCGGGAGAAGGGCACCAAGGTCACCGCCCGGCTGGTCAAGGACCGGCTGGACCGCGAGCTGGTCGGCAACGTGTCCATCCGCGTGCTGCCCACCGAGCGTCCCGACGCGTGGGAGGTGCAGGGCCGCGGCGAGCTGGCCCTGGCCATCCTGGTCGAGAACATGCGCCGCGAGGGGTACGAGCTGACCGTCGGCAAGCCGCAGGTGGTCGCCCGCGAGATCGACGGCAGGCGGCACGAGCCGGTGGAGCGGCTCACCGTCGACATCCCCGAGGAGCACCTGGGCGCCGTCACCCAGCTCCTGGCGGTCCGCAAGGGCCGGATGGAGCAGATGACCAACCACGGCACCGGCTGGATCCGGCTGGAGTTCCTGGTCCCGGCGCGCGGCCTGATCGGCTTCCGGACCGAGTTCCTCACCGAGACCCGCGGCACGGGCATGGCCCACCACGTGTTCGAGGGCTACGAGCCCTGGTTCGGCGAGCTGCGCACCCGCCCGTCCGGCTCCCTGGTCGCCGACCGGACCGGCGCCGCCACCGCGTACGCGATCACCAACCTGCAGGAGCGCGGCACCTTCTTCGTCGGCCCGACCACACAGGTCTACGAGGGCATGATCGTCGGGGAGAACTCCCGTTCCGACGACATGGACGTCAACATCTGCAAGGAGAAGCAGAAGACCAACATCCGCTCCTCCACGGCCGAGAGCACCGAGACGCTGACCCCGCCGCGCCTGCTCAGCCTGGAGGAGGCGCTGGAGTTCGTGCGCGAGGACGAGTGCGTCGAGGTGACGCCCACCGCCGTGCGGCTGCGCAAGGTCGTCCTGGACGGCAAGGAGCGCGAGCGCACCCGCGCCCGCGCCAAGCGCGCCGGCGGCTGA
- a CDS encoding AAA family ATPase — protein sequence MSIESPTLGGRLPGWPPFIRELDATLSVHSQYVLSGNLYDSFLAPSLESAGPGRLLPLRELLWEALRSSGFSCMVVYDPVDGLQVYPDNGDEVSEEAARAAERLLGKRKGEQKPSLEALTGHLAAVARPEENLRAAFVIDSASRIARTPTDLEPAERDFFRFCAKLSRSARPVRVTGPRPKPLYNPVVWLVERPGDLPPWLTADNENVREITIPRPHLGDRQETARLLARAFGVSDVGGDQAAAAACDAFAEQADGLTLQSMIEVTRLAKERNVDLADLPDAVRTYKLGVLDNPWSRGHLRRRVLEGERKVPERVIGQPQAVTKTLDILKRAVLGLSGAQATRSGSRPRGVLFFAGPTGTGKTELAKAITELVFGDESAYLRFDMSEFSGEGSGDRLIGSPPGYVGHEAGGELTNAVREDPFRVILFDEIEKAHPRILDKFLQILEDGRLTDGRGNTVHFSESILIFTSNLGMYVQGRDITARSDVASPPAPRIQNITPGMSYEEVEQRIKGAVADHFTEVLNRPELLNRFGDNIVVFDFIGAEAANKIFDLQFANICRRVTDEHRLVLVVKGDALETLRGWCTTELDKGGRGIGMALESYFVNPLARALFDRELVPDERITVSGVRQEGGIVHLDLQ from the coding sequence GTGAGCATCGAGTCGCCGACCCTCGGGGGGCGCCTGCCCGGCTGGCCGCCGTTCATCCGCGAGCTGGACGCCACCCTGTCGGTGCACTCCCAGTACGTGCTGTCGGGAAACCTGTACGACAGCTTCCTGGCCCCTTCGCTGGAGAGCGCCGGTCCCGGCCGGCTGCTCCCCCTGCGCGAGCTGCTGTGGGAGGCGCTGCGTTCCAGCGGCTTCTCCTGCATGGTGGTGTACGACCCGGTGGACGGGCTGCAGGTGTATCCCGACAACGGCGACGAGGTCTCCGAGGAGGCGGCGCGGGCGGCCGAGCGGCTGCTGGGCAAGCGCAAGGGCGAGCAGAAGCCGTCGCTGGAGGCGCTGACCGGGCATCTGGCCGCGGTGGCGCGGCCGGAGGAGAACCTGCGCGCCGCGTTCGTGATCGACTCGGCGTCCCGCATCGCCCGGACGCCCACGGACCTGGAGCCGGCCGAACGCGACTTCTTCCGCTTCTGCGCCAAGCTGTCGCGCTCCGCCCGGCCGGTCCGGGTGACGGGGCCGCGGCCCAAGCCGCTGTACAACCCGGTGGTGTGGCTGGTGGAACGGCCCGGCGACCTGCCGCCCTGGCTGACCGCCGACAACGAGAACGTGCGTGAGATCACCATCCCGCGGCCCCATCTGGGCGACCGGCAGGAGACCGCCCGGCTGCTGGCCCGCGCGTTCGGGGTGAGCGACGTGGGCGGCGACCAGGCCGCGGCGGCGGCCTGCGACGCGTTCGCCGAGCAGGCCGACGGGCTCACCCTGCAGTCGATGATCGAGGTGACCCGGCTGGCCAAGGAGCGCAACGTCGACCTGGCCGACCTGCCGGACGCGGTGCGCACCTACAAGCTCGGCGTGCTGGACAACCCGTGGAGCCGCGGCCACCTGCGGCGGCGCGTGCTGGAGGGCGAGCGCAAGGTCCCCGAACGGGTGATCGGGCAGCCCCAGGCGGTGACCAAGACGCTCGACATCCTCAAGCGCGCGGTGCTGGGGCTGTCGGGCGCCCAGGCCACCCGGTCGGGCAGCCGGCCGCGCGGCGTGCTGTTCTTCGCCGGGCCGACCGGCACCGGCAAGACCGAGCTGGCCAAGGCCATCACCGAGCTGGTGTTCGGGGACGAGTCGGCCTACCTGCGGTTCGACATGAGCGAGTTCTCCGGGGAGGGGTCGGGCGACCGGCTGATCGGGTCCCCGCCCGGGTACGTCGGGCACGAGGCCGGCGGCGAGCTGACCAACGCGGTCCGCGAGGACCCCTTCCGGGTGATCCTGTTCGACGAGATCGAGAAGGCGCATCCGCGGATCCTGGACAAGTTCCTGCAGATCCTGGAGGACGGCCGGCTGACCGACGGGCGGGGCAACACCGTCCACTTCTCCGAGTCGATCCTGATCTTCACCTCGAACCTGGGGATGTACGTGCAGGGCCGGGACATCACCGCCCGTTCCGACGTGGCCTCCCCGCCCGCGCCGCGGATCCAGAACATCACCCCGGGCATGTCGTACGAGGAGGTCGAGCAGCGGATCAAGGGCGCGGTCGCCGACCACTTCACCGAGGTGCTCAACCGTCCCGAGCTGCTCAACCGGTTCGGCGACAACATCGTGGTGTTCGACTTCATCGGCGCGGAGGCGGCCAACAAGATCTTCGACCTGCAGTTCGCGAACATCTGCCGCCGGGTCACCGACGAGCACCGGCTGGTGCTGGTGGTGAAGGGCGACGCCCTGGAGACGCTGCGCGGCTGGTGCACCACCGAGCTGGACAAGGGCGGACGCGGCATCGGGATGGCGCTGGAGTCCTACTTCGTCAACCCCCTGGCCCGCGCGCTGTTCGACCGCGAACTCGTGCCCGACGAGCGGATCACCGTGTCCGGCGTCCGGCAGGAGGGCGGCATCGTCCATCTGGACCTCCAGTGA
- a CDS encoding (deoxy)nucleoside triphosphate pyrophosphohydrolase produces the protein MMPGREGLVAINVVVGAAIISGGRLLAAQRAEPPELAGGWEFPGGKVDPGESDEDALVRECHEELGVKIALDVRIGADWPLSLGGVLRVWTAGITAGEPRALEHLALRWLGPDELYDVEWLPGDLPVVEGIRPHLLGGAGG, from the coding sequence ATGATGCCGGGCAGAGAGGGGCTGGTTGCGATCAACGTTGTGGTGGGCGCGGCGATCATTTCCGGGGGACGGCTGCTGGCGGCGCAGCGGGCGGAGCCGCCCGAGCTGGCCGGCGGCTGGGAGTTCCCCGGCGGCAAGGTCGACCCCGGCGAGTCCGACGAGGACGCCCTGGTCCGGGAGTGTCACGAGGAGCTGGGCGTCAAGATCGCGCTGGACGTCCGGATCGGTGCCGACTGGCCGCTGAGCCTCGGCGGCGTCCTGCGGGTGTGGACCGCCGGGATCACGGCGGGCGAACCGCGGGCCCTGGAGCACCTCGCGCTGCGCTGGCTCGGCCCTGACGAGCTGTACGACGTGGAGTGGCTGCCGGGTGACCTTCCCGTGGTCGAGGGCATCCGCCCCCACCTCCTGGGCGGCGCGGGGGGCTGA
- a CDS encoding ribonuclease domain-containing protein translates to MESPRSHHIVRFLLLVPLLVAGLTAPATAQAAVPSAPAFTGPAATAPVTTAPVTTAIPPICESQLPPQAGDTIALIEQGGPYPYPQDGTVFQNREGLLPDEPSGYYHEYTVKTPGVDHRGARRIVTAGDQGADGMYYTADHYESFSDIDFSC, encoded by the coding sequence ATGGAGTCCCCCCGCTCACATCACATCGTCCGGTTCCTGCTCCTCGTCCCGCTCCTCGTGGCGGGGCTCACGGCCCCCGCCACCGCACAGGCCGCCGTGCCGTCCGCGCCCGCGTTCACCGGCCCCGCCGCCACCGCACCCGTCACCACCGCACCCGTCACCACCGCGATCCCGCCGATCTGCGAGTCGCAGCTCCCGCCCCAGGCCGGCGACACCATCGCCCTCATCGAACAGGGCGGCCCCTACCCCTACCCGCAGGACGGCACCGTCTTCCAGAACCGTGAGGGCCTGCTCCCCGACGAGCCCTCGGGCTACTACCACGAGTACACGGTCAAGACCCCGGGTGTGGACCACCGCGGTGCCCGCCGCATCGTGACGGCGGGCGACCAGGGCGCCGACGGCATGTACTACACCGCCGACCACTACGAGAGCTTCTCCGACATCGACTTCAGCTGCTAG
- a CDS encoding response regulator receiver protein, with protein MSSGVEADIALDAAVVLSLGMNRALGRTAGLAGRGAEALAALAAGRAEARAAALAEAESYDQALRQVLDRNARIEALAETRAGLGAEVALPAPLRPDGLAAEELLSWCAAADEALDRAERALSERLAASVAAEIFAAPGAVEGLRADVGAAPPPRADGAETSGETYRTLERVLARLLPDVAEEDRRTVAEAARLLAAAVSLEEAEGALTEVRLRVQAANRRTEELRAEQRRRAAERDAAEQAEAERRYVLGSITSAFEEMGYEVQGGFETLTAGGDGEVVLSRGSWPDHSVRMRVDDDARLRASMVRTRPARSEDDRRVDVEREREWCEAFEAARTRLEGAGIRSRVTWRLDPGVRELPVNDGSRREARQTGTRPGQRERRREREK; from the coding sequence ATGAGCAGCGGAGTCGAGGCCGATATCGCGCTGGACGCGGCGGTGGTCCTCAGCCTGGGGATGAACCGCGCGCTGGGGCGGACGGCGGGGCTGGCCGGGCGGGGCGCGGAGGCGCTCGCGGCGCTGGCGGCGGGCCGGGCCGAGGCGCGCGCGGCGGCGCTGGCCGAGGCCGAGTCGTACGACCAGGCGCTGCGCCAGGTCCTCGACCGCAACGCGCGTATCGAGGCGCTGGCCGAGACCCGGGCCGGGCTGGGCGCCGAGGTCGCCCTCCCGGCGCCGCTGCGGCCGGACGGGCTGGCGGCCGAGGAGCTGCTCTCCTGGTGCGCCGCCGCGGACGAGGCGCTGGACCGGGCCGAGCGGGCGCTGTCGGAGCGGCTGGCCGCCTCGGTCGCCGCCGAGATCTTCGCCGCTCCGGGCGCCGTGGAGGGGCTGCGGGCCGATGTGGGCGCCGCCCCGCCGCCGCGGGCCGACGGCGCGGAGACCTCCGGCGAGACGTACCGGACGCTCGAACGGGTCCTGGCGCGGCTGCTGCCGGACGTCGCCGAGGAGGACCGCCGGACGGTGGCCGAGGCCGCGCGGCTGCTCGCCGCCGCCGTCTCCCTGGAGGAGGCGGAGGGGGCGCTGACCGAGGTCAGGCTGCGGGTCCAGGCCGCCAACCGCCGTACCGAGGAGCTGCGCGCCGAGCAGCGGCGGCGGGCGGCCGAACGGGACGCCGCCGAGCAGGCCGAGGCCGAGCGCCGGTACGTGCTCGGCTCGATCACCTCGGCGTTCGAGGAGATGGGGTACGAGGTGCAGGGCGGGTTCGAGACGCTGACCGCGGGCGGTGACGGCGAGGTGGTGCTGTCGCGGGGGTCGTGGCCCGACCACAGCGTGCGGATGCGGGTCGACGACGACGCGCGGCTGCGGGCCTCGATGGTCCGGACGCGGCCGGCGCGCAGCGAGGACGACCGCCGGGTGGACGTGGAGCGGGAACGGGAGTGGTGCGAGGCGTTCGAGGCCGCCCGGACGCGGCTGGAGGGCGCCGGGATCCGTTCCCGGGTCACCTGGAGGCTGGACCCCGGAGTGCGCGAGCTGCCGGTCAACGACGGGTCGCGGCGGGAGGCCCGGCAGACTGGGACCCGACCCGGACAACGTGAGCGCCGTCGGGAGCGTGAGAAGTGA